Proteins encoded together in one Triticum dicoccoides isolate Atlit2015 ecotype Zavitan chromosome 7B, WEW_v2.0, whole genome shotgun sequence window:
- the LOC119338062 gene encoding bidirectional sugar transporter SWEET6b-like, with translation MVSADVARNIVGIIGNVISFGLFLSPVPTFWHICKAKNVEEFKPDPYLATLMNCLLWFFYGLPIVHPNSTLVLTINGIGLVIEGAYIIIFIIYAAKNTRWKMLGVLAIQAAFMAAVVAGVLVGAHTHEKRSMIVGILCVIFGSIMYASPLTIMGKVIRTRSVEYMPFFLSLVNFLNGLCWTGYALIKFDIYITIPNALGTIFGLIQLILYGYYYRSTPKKGKNVELPTVLTKNAVTSGNVSVTIEK, from the exons ATGGTTTCCGCCGACGTGGCCCGCAACATCGTCGGCATCATTGGCAATGTCATCTCCTTTGGACTCTTCCTCTCCCCTGT GCCGACGTTCTGGCATATCTGCAAGGCCAAGAACGTGGAGGAGTTCAAGCCGGACCCCTACCTGGCGACGCTCATGAACTGCCTGCTCTGGTTCTTCTACGGGCTCCCTATCGTCCACCCCAACAGCACCCTCGTCCTCACCATCAACGGCATCGGCCTCGTCATCGAGGGCGcctacatcatcatcttcatcatctacgCGGCCAAGAACACAAGG TGGAAGATGCTCGGCGTGCTCGCCATCCAGGCGGCGTTCATGGCTGCTGTGGTGGCCGGTGTGCTCGTCGGCGCCCACACCCATGAGAAGCGCTCCATGATCGTAGGCATCCTTTGCGTCATCTTCGGCTCCATCATGTACGCCTCCCCGCTCACCATCATG GGTAAAGTGATCAGGACCAGGAGTGTGGAGTACATGCCATTCTTCCTGTCACTGGTAAACTTCCTCAACGGTCTCTGCTGGACGGGCTATGCGCTAATCAAGTTTGACATCTACATCacg ATCCCCAATGCCCTCGGTACAATCTTCGGCCTCATCCAGCTGATCCTTTACGGGTACTACTACAGATCTACCCCCAAGAAGGGCAAGAATGTCGAGCTGCCCACCGTCCTCACCAAAAACGCCGTTACCAGCGGCAACGTCTCCGTCACCATAGAGAAATAA